A stretch of the Aythya fuligula isolate bAytFul2 chromosome 18, bAytFul2.pri, whole genome shotgun sequence genome encodes the following:
- the CASKIN2 gene encoding caskin-2 isoform X5: protein MGREQELIQAVKNGDVPGVQKLVAKIKASKSKLLGSAKRLNVNYQDADGFSALHHAALGGSLDLISLLLEAQATVDIKDSNGMRPLHYAAWQGRVEPVRVLLRAAASVNMASLDGQIPLHLSAQYGHYEVSEMLLQHQSNPCLINKAKKTPLDLACEFGRLKVAQLLLNSHLCVALLEGQSKDSTDPNYTTPLHLAAKNGHKEIIRQLLKAGIEINKQTKTGTALHEAALYGKTEVVRLLLEGGVDVNIRNTYNQTALDIVNQFTTSHASKDIKQLLREASGILKVRALKDFWNLHDPTALNVRAGDVITVLEQHPDGRWKGHIHDTQKGTDRVGYFPPSIAEVISKRTAGDRNSVGSEGSIGSIRSAGSGQSTEGTNGQSTSILIENARPLPSTGDDLQQHLLGSEPRNGQLTSTAGPPGHQTPGNCPPGDRVFSHQFLRPEQLLEGKDAEAIYNWLREFQLESYTANFLNAGYDVPTISRMTPEDLTAIGVTKPGHRKKISTEIGQLSIAEWLPNYIPADLMDWLSAIGLPQYHKKLVNNGYDSITIVTDLTWEDLQEIGINKLGHQKKIMLAVKKLRDLRKSLNQAETTLARRKVPGALDIVTIESLENGECQSPHTPKMTTFQDSELSYELQTAMSNSCHETLSIKNSQGMSRSQESIGVRSRGSGHSQDNVLSRHLSSPSQESLGSGESSSSSGQSCAPPRSKESPASLPGQPSPEPFGKLVSPEGLNGYTNGSGGSPLKERNLPEGTDQYARPTAQKGAGPAGPPAVTPCTPPQTPSKGTAPYVFMYPHVSLKSPTAPSLLGAEQPKTLAHPYPSFPSGQKSSLQTSAQKAFSYLHSQCSPTEPPKAATAPGTWQAGEQHNGGEGFKYKKRSHSLNRYTLSDGEHEEEEGVPTSTLGSYATLTRRPGRSQMPRACLQAEAKVTRSQSFAIRAKRKGPPPPPPKRLSSVSSTPATEASGEQPPDPEQQSPVPQDMADAGASPGDASRSRTVRSLAAALEGTPGASPPKPLLAPKPLHVAQDSLSRASVDDRSYDGGDSGSTVLADAGRDAFESSKPRRRTLSEPSAPMTEAVQVGREDACSDTEEEAKPEVSSSSQNSSSECIPFAEEGNLTIKQRPKPAGHPKADTAVQDAEPSSQPAEPPCSTGKEPAAPATTKEPPVLEFNLTESDTVKRRPRFKEREPLQAVLKAFSLAGQAEAGGSPTPQYAQSQAVSIVGPTTGLAPRAGLAGDTFDDDSVEFRIAEIEKSILSLEKGIKKTPSPTKAPSPTELLGTAVVRTPAPDVPAKHTSVASTKLVFSGPKTIYQQVLQPSRHTVAPWAAPEAVPDVVGSLAAPSPLTLEASSKVSAKPLATAPGTALAQQRLEHTNCSLAAALQAAEKKITAEEVESPPGAVHSAKNILEDISNMFDDLADQLDAMLD, encoded by the exons AGCTCCTGGGATCTGCCAAGCGCCTGAACGTGAACTACCAGGATGCGGACGG GTTCTCGGCGCTGCACCACGCGGCCCTGGGCGGCAGCCTGGACCTCATctcgctgctgctggaggcacagGCCACCGTGGACATCAAGGACAGCAACG GGATGCGCCCCTTGCACTACGCGGCCTGGCAGGGGCGCGTGGAGCCGGTGCGGGTGCTGCTgcgagctgctgcctctgtcaACATGGCCTCGCTGGACGGGCAGATCCCGCTGCACCTCTCGGCGCAGTACGGCCACTACGAGGTG TCggagatgctgctgcagcaccagtcCAACCCCTGCCTCAtcaacaaagcaaagaaaaccccCCTGGACCTGGCCTGCGAGTTTGGGCGGTTGAAG GtggcccagctgctgctgaacagcCATCTGTGCgtggccctgctggaggggCAGTCCAAGGACTCGACCGACCCCAACTACACCACCCCGCTGCACCTAGCAGCCAAGAATGGGCACAAGGAGATCATCAG gcagctgctgaaggcagggATTGAGATCAACAAGCAGACGAAGACGGGCACAGCCCTGCACGAAGCCGCGCTCTATGGCAAAACAGAGGTTGTGCGATTGCTGCTGGAG GGTGGCGTTGACGTGAACATCAGGAACACCTACAACCAGACGGCACTGGACATCGTCAACCAGTTCACCACCTCGCACGCCAGCAAGGACATCAAGCAGCTGCTGAGAG AGGCATCAGGAATCCTGAAGGTCCGAGCTTTGAAGGATTTTTGGAACCTCCACGATCCCACTGCTCTCAATGTCCGGGCAGGAGATGTCATCACG GTCCTGGAGCAGCATCCCGACGGGCGGTGGAAGGGGCACATCCACGACACTCAGAAGGGCACCGATCGCGTTGGGTACTTCCCCCCCTCCATTGCCGAAGTCATCAGCAAACGAACAG CAGGAGACAGGAACAGCGTGGGCAGCGAGGGCAGCATCGGCAGCATCCGCAGCGCCGGCAGCGGCCAGAGCACCGAGGGCACCAACGGGCAGAGCACCAGCATCCTCATCGAGAATGCCAGG ccacTGCCCTCCACTGGCGACGACCTCCAGCAACACCTTTTGGGATCGGAGCCACGCAACGGGCAGCTGACTTCCACAGCAG GGCCCCCAGGCCACCAGACCCCTGGCAACTGTCCCCCTGGAGACAGGGTCTTCTCCCACCAGTTCTTGCGGcctgagcagctcctggagggGAAG GACGCAGAAGCCATTTACAACTGGCTGAGGGAGTTCCAGCTCGAGTCGTACACTGCCAACTTCCTCAACGCCGGCTACGATGTCCCCACCATCAGCCGCATGACCCCCGAG GATCTGACAGCCATCGGCGTGACCAAACCGGGCCACAGGAAGAAGATCTCCACTGAGATCGGGCAGCTCAGCATCGCCGAGTGGCTGCCCAACTACATCCCG GCTGACCTGATGGATTGGCTCAGTGCCATCGGCTTGCCCCAGTACCACAAAAAGCTGGTGAACAACGGCTACGACTCCATCACCATCGTCACGGACCTGACGTGGGAGGACCTGCAAGAGATCGGCATCAACAAACTGG GCCACCAGAAGAAGATCATGCTGGCCGTCAAGAAACTCAGAGACCTCCGCAAAAGCCTCAACCAAGCGGAAACCACGCTGGCAAGACGCAAAGTCCCCGGAGCCCTGGACATTGTCACCATTGAGTCGCTGGAGAACGGGGAATGCCAGTCCCCACACACTCCCAAAATGACCACATTCCAGGACAGCGAGCTCAGCTACGAGCTCCAGACAGCCATGTCCAACAGCTGCCACGAGACGCTCAGCATCAAGAACAGCCAGGGAATGTCGCGGAGCCAGGAGAGCATCGGGGTGCGCTCCCGGGGCTCAGGGCACTCGCAGGACAATGTTTTGTCCCGACACCTCTCCAGCCCCTCGCAGGAGAGCCTGGGCAgcggggagagcagcagcagcagcgggcagTCCTGCGCGCCGCCCCGCAGCAAGGAGAGCCCGGCCAGCCTGCCGGGACagcccagccccgagcccttTGGGAAGCTCGTCTCCCCCGAGGGGCTGAACGGCTACACCAACGGCAGCGGGGGCAGCCCTCTCAAGGAAAGGAACCTGCCTGAAGGCACGGATCAGTACGCTCGGCCAACGGCTCAGAAAggtgctggccctgcaggaCCACCAGCAGTCACCCCTTGTACCCCTCCCCAGACCCCCAGCAAGGGGACGGCCCCGTATGTCTTCATGTACCCGCACGTCTCCTTGAAATCCCCGACGGCCCCTTCCCTCctgggggctgagcagcccAAGACCCTGGCACACCCCtacccctccttcccttctggGCAGAAGAGCAGCCTGCAGACATCAGCCCAAAAAGCTTTCTCCTACCTGCACAGCCAGTGCAGCCCCACCGAGCCGCCCAAGGCTGCCACGGCCCCGGGCACCTGGCAGGCCGGGGAGCAGCACAACGGGGGCGAAGGCTTCAAGTACAAGAAGCGCTCGCACAGCCTGAACCGCTACACGCTGTCAGATGGAGAGCacgaagaggaggagggggtgCCCACCAGCACCCTGGGCTCCTATGCCACCCTGACGCGGCGGCCGGGCCGCAGCCAGATGCCGCGGGCCTGCCTGCAGGCGGAGGCCAAGGTGACCCGCAGCCAGTCCTTCGCCATCCGGGCCAAGCGCAAGGGACCCCCGCCGCCACCTCCCAAGCGTCTCAGTTCCGTCTCCAGCACCCCCGCCACCGAAGCGAGCGGCGAGCAGCCCCCCGACCCCGAGCAGCAGTCTCCTGTCCCCCAGGACATGGCTGATGCGGGCGCCAGCCCCGGTGACGCCAGTCGCAGCAGGACAGTGAGGAGCCTGGCAGCTGCACTGGAGGGGACACCCGGGGCAAGCCCACCCAAGCCCCTCCTGGCCCCAAAACCGCTGCATGTGGCTCAGGACTCTCTCTCTAGGGCCAGTGTGGACGATCGGTCCTACGATGGGGGTGATAGCGGCAGCACCGTGCTTGCTGACGCTGGCAGGGACGCCTTTGAGAGCAGCAAGCCGCGGAGACGGACACTGAGTGAGCCCAGCGCTCCCATGACGGAGGCTGTGCAGGTCGGGCGGGAGGACGCCTGCTCAGACACGGAGGAGGAGGCCAAACCCGAGGTGTCCTCATCCTCCCAGAACAGCTCCAGCGAGTGCATCCCCTTTGCAGAAGAAGGCAACTTAACCATCAAGCAGCGGCCGAAGCCTGCTGGGCACCCCAAGGCCGACACGGCAGTGCAGGACGCAGAGCCCAGTTcccagccagcagagcccccgTGCTCCACTGGGAAGGAGCCGGCGGCACCTGCCACCACCAAGGAGCCGCCCGTGCTCGAGTTCAACCTCACCGAGTCGGACACGGTGAAGCGCCGGCCCCGCTTCAAGGAGCGGGAGccgctgcaggctgtgctgaagGCGTTCAGCCTGGCGGGGCAGGCGGAGGCGGGCGGCAGCCCCACGCCCCAGTACGCCCAGTCCCAGGCTGTGAGCATCGTGGGCCCCACCACTGGGCTGGCACCACGGGCCGGGCTGGCTGGAGACACCTTTGATGACGACAGCGTGGAGTTCAGGATCGCCGAGATAGAGAAGAGCATCTTGTCACTGGAGAAGGGGATCAAGAAGACGCCGAGCCCCAccaaagcccccagccccacggaaCTGCTTGGCACTGCCGTGGTGAGGACACCTGCTCCAG ACGTCCCCGCCAAGCACACCTCGGTGGCGTCCACCAAGCTGGTGTTCTCCGGGCCCAAGACCATCTACCAGCAGGTCCTGCAGCCCTCCCGCCACACCGTcgctccctgggcagcccccgAGGCGGTGCCAGATGTGGTCGGGtccctggctgctcccagccctctgACGCTGGAGGCCAGCAGCAAGGTGTCGGCGAAGCCTTTGGCCACTGCCCCGGGGACCGCCCTGGCCCAGCAGCGGCTGGAGCACACCAactgcagcctggctgctgcgCTGCAGGCGGCCGAGAAGAAGATCACAGcggaggaggtggagag cccccccggggccgtgcaCTCGGCCAAGAACATCCTGGAGGACATCAGCAACATGTTCGACGACCTGGCCGACCAGCTGGACGCGATGCTGGACTGA